In Ostrea edulis chromosome 6, xbOstEdul1.1, whole genome shotgun sequence, a single window of DNA contains:
- the LOC125646587 gene encoding uncharacterized protein LOC125646587 has product MVHLRVALFLMLTSYKVGGQEPIRIDSYDSLMAYLINGADVRYFFNTSICGPSTFTSEPETPVFGGEVKMFVAAHNTEEKQGQMTFSQVQYIDENRKDLNEEIHAMWIVKEWALVSWGKPGFFMNNTDDLDVTECNWTKGEGSIWVKPHKEQKRLESFKEIQTLLTSGEEVRWAVNMSGCKCPPDPDDCGDGSLGNTIKDFNIMKDGSISFSSSMIILLPFSWQYERLVAYGQIYQNNTANFMISYLDPTAWNDGENGLTLCPITSDSSNSGGANFYTTGK; this is encoded by the exons ACCAATTAGAATTGATTCCTATGACTCCCTGATGGCATACCTCATCAATGGAGCAGATGTGAGATATTTCTTCAACACTTCAATCTGTGGCCCGTCCACATTTACATCTGAACCGGAAACTCCTGTGTTTGGTGGTGAAGTCAAGATGTTTGTGGCCGCTCACAATACAGAGGAGAAGCAGGGACAAATGACGTTCAGCCAAGTCCAATACATTGACGAAAATAGAAAag ACTTGAATGAAGAAATACATGCGATGTGGATTGTAAAAGAATGGGCTTTGGTATCTTGGGGGAAACCCGGTTTCTTTATGAATAATACTGATGATCTCGATGTCACGGAGTGTAATTGGACAAAGGGAGAGGGAAG CATATGGGTAAAGCCACATAAGGAACAAAAGCGACTCGAGTCATTCAAGGAAATTCAGACCCTGTTGACTTCCGGTGAGGAGGTTCGTTGGGCGGTGAATATGAGCGGATGTAAATGTCCACCAGATCCTGACGACTGTGGTGATGGCTCCCTTGGAAATACTATCAAAG ATTTCAACATTATGAAGGATGGTTCCATAAGTTTCTCTTCATCGATGATAATTCTCCTTCCATTTTCTTGGCAATACGAACGACTTGTTGCTTACGGACAAATTTACCAAAACAATACGGCAAATTTCATGATTTCCTATCTAGATCCCACAGCATGGAACGATGGAGAAAATGGGCTTACTTTATGTCCAATCACTTCAGATTCTTCTAATTCAGGAGGAGCTAATTTCTATACTACTGGCAAATAA